The following is a genomic window from Myxococcales bacterium.
TCCGACTGGTATATTCAGTGCCTCGATAGCAATATCACGCAGAGCCTTGGTGGTATGGGCAGCATCATCTCTTATGCCAATAACTTGAGCAAGCAAGGTATTGAGAGCGGCAATATGTGCGGCATTGGCAGGATCTGCCGCTGCTGCAGTAAAGAGAGCATAAGTTTGGGCTCCTAAGGTGCCTTGATATTCAAGCAATGCTTTGTCCTGCTGCATATAATTTTTGATATCAGCAGCAGTAATCCCGCCTATTGTGGTTGGCTGTAGGGCAAGCGCATCGATCGCTTGATCACGAAGCTCTTTGCGAGCATAAGTATTTATATAAATCGGGGTTATTCTGTCCAACAGAGTGTTGAGCTGAGCAATTTTGTCGCGATTAGTAGCTGCTACCACGTTGATTCTATTGTAAGTACGAGCGCCAAGACCTTTAGCATCTCTCAGTCCACTCGGCACACTGAGGTGATTATCTTGTTGCATAGCAGTTTGTACTTGATTGGCATCTATTCCTGCTACAGGAACATGAAGCTCAGCTGCAATTCGTGCATCGCGAGCGGCCTTGGTAGTCAGTGTAGCATCTGTAAAAATAGCAGTTAGCCTTCCAAGCAAGCTGTTGAGCGCTGCAACATGTGCAGCATTGGCAGGAATGAGGGCTGCATCAGCGAAGAGCTTGTAGCTGTTATTGCCGAGTGCACCTTGACTCTCGAGCAATGGCTTATCCTGCTGCATAGCTGCCTTGATCTGCGCAACACTTATGGTGCCTACCGTTGACAGATTAAGTCCATTGATTGCATGTTCACGAGCATTTTTGTTTGGGTGATCAGCTGTAAAAATCGGAGTTATTTTAGACAATACTGAATTGAGTTGGTCTTTTAAACCGGCATCGCTCCTGTAAGAGTCAACAAATAATTGGTAGGTCAAAGCCCCCAAACCATTGGCAGCAAGCAAGCCTGTCACTGGAACAACTGGCTTATTCTTATCCATCAATTCCTTGATCTTATCCGCACTAATACCGCCGATTGACTTGGGCAAAGCTTGATCGATGGCCGCATCGCGGTCAGCCTTTGAAACATAGTTGGCGCTATAGATATTTTTGATCTTTTGATGAGCTATTTTTAGTGCATCGATAGATGATAGTTTTTTTGCAGCAGCAACAAATAAGTTATGGATACTGTCATGCAGCCTTCCTTGTTCACCTACTTTTGTTGCATCTTCTAAAGCTAAAGGATCATCTTTTTGCATGCTGACTTTCAAAAGAGCTGCATTAATTCCTGCCACACTTTCAGTTATATTCTCATCAATAGCTGCATCTCTTTCGCTCTTTGAACCGTATTTTACGTCAAAGATCATCTTTACAGTGTCCAACAAAACATTGAGCTCTTTGATTTTATCTTTATGAGCCTGTGCTGCCAGCTCAAATTCTTTATAAGTCTCTGTTCCCAAAGAGCCTTTTTCATTAAGCTGCCCTTGTCCTTGCCCTTGTAAATCGTCTTTCTTTGTCTTATCGCACGAGTTTAAAAGCACAGTTGAGCCCAGAAGAGCCGCACTAATAAATATATTTTTAATCATTTATTACACCAATTTTTTAAAAAATATTTCCCAAACTGACTAATATTTCATTTATTTAATCATTTATAACAATAAAGACAAAAATAAACACGAAATTATAAAGAGAAATATTCATTACGTTCGCTGATTATCGTACTAAAGCAATAAGAGATGACAATAGGGCACTAAAAAGATAATAATCACTCATAAATTAAAAACAAAAACCACGCATATAGTAGCTAAGCTATTAATAATAAATCTTTTTTTTAGCCACTTGACAGACTGCACATGTTTTTTTAGGCCTCAATCAACTTTAACCGCAGGGGTGCCTTGAATTATAAGGCTGAGAAATACCCTTTGAACCTGACCTGGGTTATGCCAGCGTAGGGAGCCGCTTCATGATTAATTCCTTTCATTCGTCAATTGATATTGTATCTTTTTTAAGCGGGTGGGATTTTTTGGTACTGCTTGTCTTTGCAGGCACTTTTTTGTTTTCTCCCAAACTCATCTCGTGCTTCAAAAAGCAAAAAAACTCTAACAACGAATTTCTGCTCATGAGCCGCGATTTGGGCCTTGCTCTTTTTGTAGCTACTCTCACCTCAACCTGGTACGGCGGTATTTTTGGAGTAACACAGATCGCTTTTGAAAAGGGTCTTTACAGCTTTTTTACCCAAGGGCTCAGTTGGTACAGCGCCTACTTAATCTTTGCCCTTTTTATTGCTAAAAAAATTCGTAAAAGCAATGCTCGCTCATTACCCGAGCTGATCGGTATGCGATTCGGTCTGCACGCCCGTAAGCTCAGCGCATTGATATTATTTTTTCACGCTCTGCCCGTCACCTATGCCCTAAGCATTGGTATTTTAATACAAATTTTAACGGGCCTCAGTCTTTCACTTTCTGTATTTTTTGGAGTGCTCCTGGTGACGATTTATTCTTTATTTGGCGGCCTCAGAGCGATCGTCATTACTGATGCACTTCAATTTTTGCTGATGTTTATCTCGGTAATGATGGTTGTGCTCTATTCTTTTTATTCTTTTGGGGGCTTAGGTTTTCTTGAAACACAGTTGCCAAACCACTATTTTGATTGGCACGGCAATCAAAATCCACTCGATGTTTTATTGTGGTTTTTAGTTGCCTGCTCAACAACACTTATTCACCCGGTGTTCTATCAGCGATGTCTTGCAGCCAAAAACGATAGCACCGCTTTTTTTGGTATCTTGTGCGCTATTATTTTATGGATTGTCTTTGACTGCTGCACAACCTTAGGGGGAATGTATGCCAAAGCCATCATTCCCCAGTCGCCAAGCGAGCAGGCTTATCTTTACTATGGAGTTCAACTTCTGCCAGCAGGCCTGCGCGGTTTTTTTATTGCCGGACTCATGGCTGTGATTCTTTCCACGCTTGACTCATTTTTATTTGTGAGCGGCACAAGCATTTCTTACGATTTTTTAAGTGCAAACAACGACAGTCTCATGAATCACCGCATCATGATCGGAATCAGTGGCGTTGTTGTTATTGGTATAGCCCTGCTCTTTGGAACTAATTTTGAAGCTCTGTGGCTTTTTATGGAAGCCACTTTTAGCGTGGTATTGTTTTTTCCTGTGATGGCTACACTTTTTAGCAGCACAAGCTACTCTCAACGATTTTTCTTTGCGGGTGCCATCACTTCTTTTGCAAGCTACGCACTCATAAGCATGACGGCCCACAAAAGCGAGCATTCGTTTTTAGCTTTTTTTCTCGCTCACTTGGTAAATGTTATATGCCTACTGCTCGGACTATATATGCGTGCGAAGAGCAAAACCAAATTGGCGGTTTTTCCCAACTAAAACATCTTGGCTGTAAAGCACATCAGCCTCAAACATACCTAAGATCAAACCAGAGCCTAGACTTACTACTTTCTTGTTTTCTTTAATGCTTGATTTAAAGCCGGCACGCAAAGGAAGCACCGACAGTAGTATAAACTCAGCTCCAGCTGATAAAACATGATCCAAATCTCCATCGCTTGTTGCATCGTTCATGGTCCAATCAAACGATAAAGTTAAAGGCAGCGGTAGTAACACTCCAAAATCAAATGCGCTCCCAACAGATAATCCCAAAGATTTTTCCCGACCTTTTGCTTTCCAGATATGATCTGCAACAATGGCTAAACTGAATCCTATTGGTATGTTGGCCATCAAAGCTATATCGCCATTTAAAAAATGTTTGTAAGGAGCAGGCCCTAAGTTTTTGTCATAGACATAGGAAAAAGACGAACCGAGCGTCAACCAATCTGTCCCTAAAGGAATAGTACTTGCTACGTAAAAACTATGAGAGCTTGAAGTATCGCTATCTGGAAAAAAATGCGTATTGTAGGCAAGACCAACCCCCCATGTGCTGGTTGAAGAATCAACAACAGAAACACCAAAAATATGACCCTCATTTTGGCTGCCAATAAGATATTCTGCCTCAGGCCCTAGCCTACGTTTTTTAATAAGAGCAGCAGGATTGTAGTAAATAACATCATTCGAGCCTCCCTGAGCGCGGATTGCTCCGCCCAAAGATTGAGCCCTTACTCCAACATCCAAGCGTGCATGAGAATTTACTGACAAAAAAATAGTAAAAAAGAAAAAAAACCTCAGACACATAAGCCCCCCCTATCACAGGTCAAAACTCTTTGTATGAACTATGAGCATAGCAAAAAGCGCAGTATCGTTATTTAAGAGGCAAAGCAATGACGCAAAGAAGTGAAGAAATAAGTTATGACCGTTGGGTGTGGGTTGACCTGGAAATGACAGGCCTCGACGATGAATCATGTGTAATTTTGCAAGCAGCAATGATAATCACCGACCCGCACTTTAAGGTTCTTTGCGAAGTAGATATTCCTATTTGGCAGCCTGAATCTGCTCTGTCGACCATGATTCCCATAGTAAAAAGCATGCACACCAAAAATAATCTGCTCGAGCGCGTGAGAACCTCACAGTATTCGCTCATGCAGGCGGAACAAGAACTGATGAGTCACTTGGTGCGCCATGTCGGTTATCAAAAGGGCATCTTGGCTGGCAATTCTATGTACGTTGATAGGCGATTTTTAAGGCGCTACATGCCAAGCTTTGAATCTTTTCTGCACTATCGCCAAATTGATGTATCTTCGCTCAAACTTATCTCTCAGGCGTGGTATGGAGCAAAAGGCAGACCACCTAAAAAAGCTAATTCCCATACGGCCTTGGAAGATATCAGAGATTCAATCGAAGAGCTTAAATTTTATCAACAAAATATTTTTAGACATCCATAAGTCTTTTTAAAAATATTAACTACCTACTTTAGGCACTTAGAGAATATTTAAAAAGCTACTGAAATTACGTTCTTTACTCACTACATAAAGGCATGGAATAAGTATTTAAAATTCCTATGGAGTGAATATGAAGAAATCTGTATGCTTTTTGCTTTCGGCTGTATTCCTCAGCGCTAGCGTTTTTGCCTACGAAACGCTACCGAAACCGCCTTCGACTACAGTAACAACCGATCAAGATTGGTGGTCTTGGCTAATGTCGATGGGGAAAAAACCTGAGTATCGACAATCAACCATCCATAACGGAGAAAAAATTTGGTGGAAATGGGATCACAACCGTAAAGAGTGGGTCAGAGACTAGCCCCCACAGCTTATTTAAAACAGAGAAAACCATGATGCGCGCAAGCGCTCATCGTATTGGATATGCATAAGCATTCTAAGCACAAGATCAGCACCGAATTCTTGTAGATTTTTTAGATAGATTCCTAAGACAGACAAAGCGACAAAGTCTAAAAGTAAGCTATTAAAAAGCCCCCTAGTCTAGGGGGTTTTATACATGCTCTTAAATTTATAAAAATATATAAACTAAAGAATCATGGGGTTTAGACCATAGGAAACAAATACTGGCGTGCAGCTATAAACGCCTTTTTCATAGTCAATTTTCAAAGTTTGGCCATCTGGACACTTTGGAATTTGACCGTCTACAATATCGTGAGATACCACTGCTATTTTCGCATCAACCATTTCTTCGCTTGGTGCCTCAGCATTGATTGCCAAAGAAGCAGACACAGCAAGAGCAACACTTACCGCTGAAATTGATTTTTTCATTTTAATTATTCTCCACTCTAAAACAGACTCAAAAATACAAGTGAACCACACCCTAATCTTCTATTAACATGCGATTACAACAAGCTGGGTTGATCTAATATCTCATCTAAGAATTTTCATTTTTTAACGGATCCTTGGTGTAAGCTATTGAACTTTAAAGGGAGATTTTTCTTTGTTATTAAAAAGTTACACAAAAAAATTTTTGTTTTTCACTTTAGAGGTGGTTAATTAAATTTTGGCCGATGTATCTTTTAAGTTCATGAGCTTTTTGAAAAACTCATCATCAACAACGCAACACAGCTCAAGCTTAGGTTCAACCACTTGATAGTTTTTATCTTTTTGCAGGCTGGCAACTGTTGCCAGCGCATCCCTTCCCAAACACAAATGCAGAGTGATTTCATCTCTTTTTTCACTAATATCGAGCTTTTCTATTTCACCTAATGCAACGATATTAAAAATCTCATCTACATTGATAGCGTATTGCGACTGAATAAAAATTTTATTTTCGGCTCGATATATTTTGCCAACATCATCCGAAAAGCTATAAAAAAATCCTTGAGACATTCCTTTTACACGAATCAATTGGACAGGCTTCGATTTATAATTAATTTCGATAGACTCTCCGATCTCAACAGCCAAACAAAAACTTTCAAAAAACATCCACCCAATAAAAATAAGTAAATAATTTTTCACACAGACCTCTTAAAAAAGATTCACACACACATCTCTTGTACAACATTTGGGTCCTTTAAAAATTTCCTGATTTCAAGGAATTATTTCTTTAAAACTGTTTTGAAAATAATTTTTCGCTAAGCTGAGAAAGCATTTTTTGTCCACGATTATTTATCGTCCCCGCCTGAGCGGGGATGATAAGGAATATTTTTAGCTTTCTTGAGACATATCAAACTGCAGTTGAGATGCCTTAGTAGATTTTGACGAAGCACTTTTGCTCGAAGGCGGCGGTGTAATTCTAAGGCTTTCGAAGGCCTGTTGTACATGCACTGATACTATCTTGCTTGAACCTGCATCTTCCATGGTTACCCCATAAAGTTGATCAGCAGACTCCATGGTTTTGCGATTATGGGTAATGACAATAAACTGTGAAAGAGCTGACATTTCCTTGATGAGCTGACTAAATCGTGAAACGTTGGCCTCATCAAGAGGTGCATCCACCTCATCCAACAAACAAAATGGTGATGGCTTTATTAAAAATATAGCCATGATCAAACTTATGGCAGTGAGAGCTTTTTCACCCCCGCTCATCAACTCAATTGAACCAATATTTTTTCCTGGGGGTCTTGCTATGATATCGACTCCGCAGGTCAATAAATCTTCATCGTCAGTCAAAACAAGTTGAGCGTGCCCACCATTAAAGAGTCTGGGGAAAACTTGGGTAAATTGTTTGTTGATATTATTAAATGCCTCAATAAAACGTATTCTAGTCGTTTTATTGATTTTCTTGATTGCGCTTTCAAGCTGTTCAAGAGCATCTTCTAAATCTTGCACTTGAGTATTTAAGAAATCTTGCCGTGCCTTAAATTCGCTGTACTCATTAGCAGCATTTTCATTGACTGTTCCCATCTTTTCCAAAGAGCGCTTTAGATCACCCATTTCTTTTTTAGCCACATCATGGTCCAAAGCAACATGATGAAAGTCAGTTATTTCATGTGCCAAAACTCGGCTGTAGCGCTCCCAAATCTTATCGCTTAAGTTGTTGATATCGTTTTCAAGATTGTTAATAACTAACGCTTGAGCCTGTATCTTTTGCATTTCTTCATCGATATTTTTCTTTACAAATGCAAGTTTTTCT
Proteins encoded in this region:
- a CDS encoding sodium:solute symporter family protein, with amino-acid sequence MINSFHSSIDIVSFLSGWDFLVLLVFAGTFLFSPKLISCFKKQKNSNNEFLLMSRDLGLALFVATLTSTWYGGIFGVTQIAFEKGLYSFFTQGLSWYSAYLIFALFIAKKIRKSNARSLPELIGMRFGLHARKLSALILFFHALPVTYALSIGILIQILTGLSLSLSVFFGVLLVTIYSLFGGLRAIVITDALQFLLMFISVMMVVLYSFYSFGGLGFLETQLPNHYFDWHGNQNPLDVLLWFLVACSTTLIHPVFYQRCLAAKNDSTAFFGILCAIILWIVFDCCTTLGGMYAKAIIPQSPSEQAYLYYGVQLLPAGLRGFFIAGLMAVILSTLDSFLFVSGTSISYDFLSANNDSLMNHRIMIGISGVVVIGIALLFGTNFEALWLFMEATFSVVLFFPVMATLFSSTSYSQRFFFAGAITSFASYALISMTAHKSEHSFLAFFLAHLVNVICLLLGLYMRAKSKTKLAVFPN
- the orn gene encoding oligoribonuclease, with protein sequence MTQRSEEISYDRWVWVDLEMTGLDDESCVILQAAMIITDPHFKVLCEVDIPIWQPESALSTMIPIVKSMHTKNNLLERVRTSQYSLMQAEQELMSHLVRHVGYQKGILAGNSMYVDRRFLRRYMPSFESFLHYRQIDVSSLKLISQAWYGAKGRPPKKANSHTALEDIRDSIEELKFYQQNIFRHP